In the genome of Coregonus clupeaformis isolate EN_2021a chromosome 1, ASM2061545v1, whole genome shotgun sequence, one region contains:
- the LOC121582224 gene encoding phenylethanolamine N-methyltransferase yields MDREVKKLKEEIEREREKGVAAMVACYQGFDPAAYLQYNYMPPRADFDRQDSIVPWKLGCLHRAFTEGDVGGEVLVDVGSGPTLYQVLSACEVFDTVFLTDFLEVNRQELRRWLQGEGKGYSSLDWTPYLQHVCKLEGRSPSAWTEKAARLRSVVSDILPIDVHLPRPLPLDSQLPTAGADCLVSCFCLESVSPDLASFTRALGHIRGLLRPGGHLLLIGALGESYYMGGPGVRIPVVPLDEAQVCASVRASGYTLVRLEVYTLPQGMKVGVDDVTGVFFVKARKP; encoded by the exons ATGGACAGGGAGGTGAAAAAGTTAAAagaagagattgagagagagagagagaagggtgtgGCGGCTATGGTAGCTTGTTACCAAGGCTTTGACCCGGCAGCCtatctacagtataactacatGCCACCGCGGGCGGACTTTGACCGGCAAGACAGCATCGTACCCTGGAAACTAGGATGTCTGCACAGAGCTTTTACCGAGG GTGACGTGGGAGGTGAGGTGTTGGTGGATGTGGGCTCAGGGCCCACTCTATACCAGGTGTTGAGCGCTTGCGAGGTGTTCGACACGGTGTTCCTCACAGACTTCCTGGAGGTGAACAGGCAGGAGCTGAGGCGTTGGCTGCAGGGCGAGGGCAAGGGCTACAGCAGCCTGGACTGGACGCCCTACCTGCAGCATGTCTGCAAGCTGGAAGGCCGAAG CCCTTCAGCATGGACCGAGAAAGCTGCACGCCTGCGTTCGGTTGTCTCCGACATTCTCCCCATCGACGTGCACCTCCCCCGCCCCCTCCCCCTTGACTCCCAGCTCCCCACAGCCGGCGCCGACTGCCTGGTGTCCTGCTTCTGCCTAGAAAGCGTCAGCCCCGACCTTGCCTCCTTCACCCGGGCCCTGGGTCACATCAGGGGCCTCCTCCGGCCCGGGGGCCACCTGCTCCTGATTGGGGCCCTGGGTGAGAGCTACTACATGGGGGGGCCAGGTGTGCGCATCCCTGTGGTGCCCCTGGATGAGGCCCAGGTGTGTGCCAGCGTGAGGGCCAGTGGGTACACGTTGGTGAGGCTGGAGGTGTACACGCTGCCCCAGGGCATGAAGGTGGGGGTGGACGACGTGACGGGCGTGTTCTTTGTGAAGGCCAGGAAGCcatag